Proteins from one Penicillium digitatum chromosome 2, complete sequence genomic window:
- a CDS encoding Homeodomain-like, whose translation MIALQNRPILPPVKVDISLLLKPQDEEETTPGLNPGYPPRTIGPPLGLGPMMTMPGPAAMAMPPLTKTGPSGAAKRLQPSHTSESPAKKQSKWSPDEDALIIELRGSGMKWEDISKRLPGRSAISCRLHYQNYLERRSEWDEDKKNKLARLYERFKAEMWSKVAEEMAIPWRAAEAMHWQLGEQEMARRAGVVPFSLSSTAIDPPTTRTRRASTSLSRPRKGSSSRAIPGHLPGLPPQLPSLEELTAGVPAYAPAPPPPREFYGIGRPPDMGILPPGLMGSHPGMPPRTMP comes from the exons ATGATTGCGTTACAAAATCGGCCTATATTGCCTCCTGTCAAAGTGGATATCTCACTGCTACTCAAGCCCCAAGATGAGGAAGAAACCACCCCAGGCCTGAACCCCGGGTACCCGCCCAGAACGATAGGGCCACCACTGGGCCTAGGGCCCATGATGACGATGCCGGGCCCGGCTGCCATGGCCATGCCACCCTTGACCAAGACCGGCCCGTCGGGTGCTGCCAAACGCCTACAACCCTCGCACACCTCCGAATCTCCAGCGAAGAAGCAGTCCAAGTGGTCACCGGATGAGGACGCCTTGATCATTGAACTGCGCGGCAGTGGTATGAAGTGGGAGGATATCAGCAAACGACTGCCCGGCCGCAGTGCCATCAGTTGCCGTCTTCATTATCAGAACTACCTGGAACGCCGAAGTGAATGGGATGAAGATAAGAAGAACAAGCTAGCCCGTTTATATGAAAG ATTCAAAGCCGAAATGTGGTCCAAGGTAGCGGAGGAAATGGCTATTCCATGGCGTGCAGCAGAGGCCATGCACTGGCAGCTGGGAGAGCAGGAGATGGCTCGACGCGCAGGCGTAGTGccattctctctctccagtACCGCCATCGATCCCCCAACCACCAGAACACGCCGCGCCAGCACCTCTCTATCCCGGCCGAGAAAGGGATCATCCTCACGCGCAATCCCAGGCCATCTGCCAGGCCTTCCACCTCAACTTCCCTCCCTTGAGGAGCTCACCGCAGGCGTTCCTGCATACGCACCTGCCCCACCTCCCCCGAGAGAGTTTTATGGAATCGGACGACCACCAGATATGGGGATTCTCCCACCAGGTCTCATGGGCTCTCACCCTGGCATGCCCCCTCGGACAATGCCCTAG